A region of the Geomonas subterranea genome:
CGACAGCATCCATCGAGTCTTCGAACTCTGGGGCTTCAGGCGCATGATCACCCCCCTGCTCGAGTTCGAAGATGTACTGGCCCTGGGCATGGGTGACGAACTGCGCAGCAAGACCTTCCGCTTCGACGACCGCCAGACCGGCAGGCTTTTGGCCATACCTCCGGACATCACGCCGCAGGTGGCGCGCATCGTCGCCACCAGGATGCACTCGCTTCCCCTGCCCCACCGGATCTATTATTCCGGCCGCGTGCTCAGGCAGGCGCAGATGCAGTCGGGCAGAAGCCGCGAGATCTTCCAGTCCGGCGTCGAGCTGATCGGGCTGAACTCCCCCGAAGCGGACGCCGAGATGGTCGCCATGGCGGTCGAGGTGCTGAAGAACCTCGGTTTCAACGGCTTCAAGATCGACCTCGGCCAGGTGGAGTTCTACCGCGGCATCATGGACGCCTCCGGGCTCTCACCTCAGGTGCAGAGGCAGCTGCAGGAGGCCATCAGCAAGAAGGAGGTCACCGCGGTACGCTCGATCCTGGAGGCGGCCGGGGCTCCGGACCGTGTCAAGGAGGAGATCGCGCTCCTTCCCAGGCTCTACGGCGGCCGCGAGGTGCTCAAGGAAGCCGCCCGCATCGCCGGCAACGAACGCTCGCGCCGGGCGCTGGACAACATCACCCAGGTGGTGGAGATCCTCGACATATACGGCGTCGCCGACCACCTCACCATCGACCTGGGCGAGATCCGCGGGCTCGACTACCACACCGGGATCACCTTCGAGGGATTTGTCCCCGGCGTCGGCGAGGCGGTCTGCAGTGGCGGGCGCTACGACGACCTCACCGAGAAGTACGGCTACCCGGCGCACGCCACCGGGTTCGCCTTCAACATCCTCGCGCTTTTGGCCAGCATGTCCAAGAGGCCGGAGGTGGAAGCCTCCAGCAGCCGCGACTTCCTGGTCTTCAACAAAAAGGACGAGCGCCGCGAGGCGCTGGAAGTGGCGCAGAAGCTGAGAAGCCTCGGCTTCACCTGCGCCAGGGACATCATCAAGCGCGACTTCGAGAGCTCGCTTGAGTACGCGAAGAAGATGGACATCCGGATGCTCCTGGTGATCGGTGCCGAACAGTGCGCGGCCGACCAGCTTTACCTGGTCAGGGTCGCCGACCGTCGCGCCGTGACCGTGAGCAAGCAGGAGTTGTTCGATAAAGGTCTCGATTTGAAATTCGATCTGCAAGGGGAGAATCATGGCTAACGTCGTTGTAATTGGTGCCCAGTGGGGCGATGAGGGCAAAGGCAAGGTCGTCGACATCTATACGGAATATGCCGACGACGTGGTACGTTACCAGGGGGGGAACAACGCCGGACACACGCTGGTGGTTGGGGACGAGAAGGTCATCCTGCACCTGATCCCGTCCGGCATCCTGCATGAAGGGAAGCGCTGCGTGATCGGCAACGGCGTCGTGCTCGACCCGGAAGTCTTCATCATGGAGATCACCCGTCTGAAGAGCAACGGGTACCTGAAGGATGACGGCATGCTGCTCCTCTCCGAGGCGCTGCACATCATCATGCCGTACCACAAGCGGATCGACATCGCCCGCGAGAGGAACTCCGGCGCCAAGAAGATCGGCACCACCGGCCGCGGCATCGGTCCCGCCTACGAAGACAAGATCGGCCGCCGCGGCATCCGCCTCATGGACCTCCTCGACGAGAAGGCCTTCACCCGCAAGGTGAAAGAGGTGCTCGACGAGAAGAACCTGATCCTCACCCAGCTTTTGGGCGACCAGCCGTTCACCTTCGAGGAGATCTACAACGAGTACATGGGGTACGCCGAGACGCTGAGGAAGTACGCGGCCGACACCTCGCTGCTCTTGCACAAGGACATCAAGGCAGGCAAGAGCCTCCTTTTCGAAGGGGCCCAGGGGACCCTGCTCGACGTGGACCACGGCACCTACCCGTACGTCACCTCCTCCTCCACCTGCTCCGGCGGCGCTTGCACCGGCAGCGGCGTCTCCCCCAGGGAGATCCACGAGGTGATCGGCATCTCCAAGGCCTACGCGACCCGCGTCGGTAGCGGCCCCTTCCCGACCGAGCTTCTGGACGAGACCGGCGAGGCGCTGCGCCAGGCCGGACGCGAGTTCGGCTCCACCACCGGGCGTCCGCGCCGCTGCGGTTGGTTCGACGCGCTCGTGGCGCGCTACGCGGTGCGCGTGAACGGCCTCTCCGGCATCGCCATCACAAAACTCGACGTCCTGACCGGTCTTGACACCATCAAGGTCTGCACCGCGTACAAGTACAACGACCAGATCCTGGACGAGATCCCGGCGAGCCTCGAGGTGATGGAGCAGTGCACCCCGGTCTACGAGGAACTCCCCGGCTGGACCGAGGATATCACCGGCGCGAAGAGCCTCGCCGAGCTCCCGAAGAACGCCCAGGACTACGTGGCGCGCGTCGAGGCGCTCTCCGGAGCCCCGGTGGTGCTGGTTTCCGTCGGCCCGCGCCGCGATGAAACCATCGTGCTCAGGAACCCGTTCGAGCGCGGTTGATTTTTTAATAAAAAGTGTTGACTGGCAGAAATCGATTTGCTATAAGGTTGTTCTTGCTTCGCTGCACTGTTTGAGCCGCTAGCTCAGTTGGTAGAGCACCTGACTTTTAATCAGGTGGTCGTTGGTTCGATCCCAACGCGGCTCACCACGTCCCCATCGTCTAGCCCGGCCCAGGACACCGCCCTTTCACGGCGGCGACGCCGGTTCAAATCCGGCTGGGGACGCCACTCAAACAAACAGCGCCTGTGCCTTGGCACAGAGCTTAAGCGAGCCGCTAGCTCAGTTGGTAGAGCACCTGACTTTTAATCAGGTGGTCGTTGGTTCGATCCCAACGCGGCTCACCACCCTTTTTTTACTGTCGCATGACTGGGCCTTGCGACAGCCCCCAACCCTGATGGGACGGGATGCAACAATTCGGTCCCATCGTCTAGTGGTTAGGACACCGGCCTTTCACGTCGGTAACAGGGGTTCAAGTCCCCTTGGGATCACCATCAACGGAAAAGGCCGCTTCCCCTTCGGGAAAGCGGCCTTTTCTCATTTCTGCAGCCCCGCTTCGCTCTATCGATCCTGCCGGCCTCAGTCGTCCTTTCTTCCCGGCCAGACCTTCATGCAGTAGGGACACTCCTGCACCTCGTACGGCACCGTGTCGCGCAACTGCTCCTGCTCGTAGGAAGCCGTGCACCCTTTGGCTACCGGATAGGTGTGGATGGTATTCTGCTTGATGAAGTAAAGCATGACCTTCCTCCTTTGATCGAAACAGAATTTGCCGGTGAACTCGCCACCCATTGAAGATTAGGGTAAAGAACCCTGTTGTCAACAGCGGCAAAGTCATTTACAACAGTCGGGCGAATCCAGATATTGTCGCGTCACCGGCGCAATGCCACAAAAATGCGGGTCACTCTCGGCTATGACATCCACCGATACGGCAGGACACATCCAGCAATCAGTGTTGAAACATGAACCGTTCCGGCTTTTCTGGCTGGCGCGGGTCTGCTCGTCGGTCGCGCTGCAGATGCAGGCGGTGGCCGTGGGGTGGCAGATCTATGCCCTCACGGGCTCGGTCTTCTATCTCGGCCTGGTAGGCCTGGCACAGTTCCTCCCCATGTTCCTGCTGACGCTGGCAGTGGGGCACGTGGCCGACCGCTACGACAGAAGGCGCATCGCTGGCACCTGCCAAATACTGGAAGGGTTCGCGCTCGCGTTGCTCGCCCTCGGCTCCCATGGCGGCTGGCTGCACAAGGACGGGATCCTGGCCATCGTCTTCGTGGCTGGGGCGCTGCGCGCCTTCGAGGGGCCGACCATGCTGGCGCTGGTCCCCTGGCTGGTGCCCCAGGAAATGATTCCGCGCGCCTCGGCCTGGTCCGCATCGGCCAACCAGACCGCCAGCATCGCGGGCCCCGCCCTGGGGGGGCTTCTCTACGCCCTCGGCCCCACCACCGTCTACGCCAGCGCCTCGTTCCTTTTTCTCGCGGCGAGCCTGCTTCTGTCCCGCATCCGCCTCGACCGCGCGCCGGCGAAGCGAGAGCCTGCGACGCTGCGCTCCCTCTTCGCCGGGATCGCCTTCATAAGGAGCCGCCAGGAGATCCTGGGCGCGATCTCGCTCGACCTCTTCGCCGTCCTCCTCGGCGGCGCCACGGCGCTCCTGCCGGTCTTCGCCAGGGACATCCTGCATACCGGGCCACTGGGGCTTGGGCTTTTGCGCGCCGCCCCGGCCCTCGGGGCGCTCGGGGTCTCGCTGTTCCTGGCCCGCCATCCGCTGCGGCACCGTGTGGGGCGCATCATGTTCCTGAGCGTATTTTTGTTCGGCGTCGCCACGGTGATCTTCGGGATCTCCGCCTCGTTCCCCGTCTCCATGGCCGCGCTGATGGTCCTCGGCGCGGCAGATATCGTGAGCGTGGTGATACGGGCGTCCCTGGTGCAGATCGAGACGCCCGACGAGATGCGCGGCAGGGTGAGTGCCGTGAACTCGATGTTCATCGGCACCTCGAACCAACTGGGGGAGTTCGAGTCCGGCGTCACGGCCGCCCTCTTCGGCACCGTCCCGGCGGTGCTGATCGGCGGGGTCGGCACCATGGTCGTGGTGCTCTTGTGGATGCGGCTCTTCCCGAGACTTTTGCAGGTGGACAAGCTGGGGGAGTAGAGGCGGTTCAGGAGATGGCCCGCACCGGGCAGGCGGGGAGGCAGGCGAGGCAGCCATCGCACTTCTCCCATCCGGTCAGCAGGGCGTGCTTGTGGTAACCGGCCACCTCGAGGGTGAGCAGACGCTTTGGGCAGGCCGCGACGCAGCGACCGCAGCCGGTGCAGCGGGAAACATCTATTTCAGCTCTTCTTTTCACTGGCATAACTTGATCCACTACAGTCACAACGTGCGCGACGGGCAGGCTCCCGTGATCACCGTAAGCGGAGAAGCTGTAACATTCTGACGCAGAGTTCTTTTGGCCGCCGTCAGAACCACTTGCACAGCGGAAACATCCCGCTTAGAATATCGCAGTCGAACCCCAATCCACAAGACAGGAGGCATCTGCATGAAGAAGATAGGCGTAATACTCTCTGGCTGCGGCGTCCGTGACGGAAGCGAGATACATGAGGCAGTACTGACCCTCCTTGCCATCGACAGCAATGGCGCCAAGGCCGTCTGCCTTGCCCCCGACATCGAACTGGACGAGGTGAACCACCTGACCATGCAGGAGACCGGTGCCAAGAGGAAGGTGCTGGTCGAGGCGGCCCGCATCGCGCGCGGCGACATCGCCGACGTGAAAACCGCTACGGCGGCTGAACTCGACGCCATCGTCCTTCCCGGCGGCTTCGGCGCGGCCAAAAACCTGTGCAGCTTCGCCTTCGATGGGCCCAACGGGAGCGTGCAGCCGGACGTACTCAAGCTGATCCGCGACATGGCGGCGGCGAAGAAGCCGATCTGCGCCATCTGCATCGCCCCGGCGGTGGTTGCCCTCGCCCTCGGCAAGGACCTCGCCCCCAGGCTGACCATAGGCAACGACCCGGGCACCGCCCAGGCCATCAGCGCCACCGGCAGCAGCCACGTGGAGTGCGCGGCCACCGAATGCGTGGTGGACCGTGACCACCTGATCGTTTCCACCCCCGCCTACATGCTGGCAGGCGGCATCTCCGAGGCGGCCAAGGGGATCGACAAGGCGATCAAGGCCACCCTGGAGCTGACCAGGTAGCGCGCCCCCTCCCCCCTGGCTTCATTAGGGCTTGAACAGCGGGACGTTTTAACTTAATATGCCGCTGTTTCATGAACGCTTTTTGGGAGGGAAATACATGCGTAAAACCTTACTGCTCTGCGCGGCGGCGCTGCTCCTGGCAGCCCCCATGGCAGGGAAAGCCTCCGCGGAGGATCTCAGAGGCAGGATCGCGATCAGCGGCAAGATCGGGGTGAGCAACCCCGCGGAATCCGAGGTCGACACCGTCAACGGCAGGATGGTGGTTTCCACCGATGCCGGGCTTACCGGCGGAATCGGCTTTCTGTTCGGCATCGACGACAACGTCGCCATGGAGATGGAGGTGAGCCGCACCACCTTCGACGCGTCCAGCTTCGGCGATGCCGACGTGACCGACGTCTCCATCGGCGCCCAGTACCGCTTCCCCGGCCGGCAGCACGTGGTCCCCTACGTCGGCGCCGGAATCGACGTACTGATCAACGATCTGGACAAGAAGTACACCAACACCACGGTGGGCGCCCACGTAAGCGGCGGGCTCGACTGCTTCATGAACCGCCAGGTGGCACTGAACCTCGAGGTGAAAGGGGTGGAGGCCTTCAAGGCCGATGTCGACGGCCCCAACGGGACCGGCAAGTTCGATCCCTCCGCCCTCTCCTTCACGGTCGGGGCAAGGTTCTTCTTCAACTAGGTAGCGGCATCCCCTCCTCACGGAGGGGGAAGGCCGGGAGGGGCACCAGGCAGCAGCCCCCTCCCTGTCCCTCCCCCTCCGGGGGCGGGGACTCCGGATGCTGCTCCTTGCTTTCCCGCCCCTCTCCCGAAGGAGAGGGAGGTATTACCCGCCAACGGTTTCGCCCAGCGCCTTCCGGTACTCCCGCCGCAATCGTTCCACATCCCCTCCGTCGATGAAGTCCCAGGGGAGCAGTTCGTCCAGTGCGATATCCCTGTTGACCAGCGCCTGGGCGTCGAGATCCCACTCCCGAAGCGCTTCCTTCCAGTTCCCCAGCCGGTCCGCCGCCACCAGCAGCTCCGCGAGCCTGCGGTCGCCGCGTGACAGCAGCGCCTGCTGAAACGCCTCGCGCGGGCTTTCCATCTGCAGCTTCAGGTTGGAAAGCCGCCCCAGCTCCTTCTGCAGGAACTTCCACTTCTTTTCCAGCGACTTCACCGGTTCCATGGCGCACCACTGAAAGGGGGTGAACGGTTTGGGGATGAAGGGATTCACCGAGAGCTGAATCTCCCCCAGCCGCCGGTTCTCCTTCGCCGCCGCCAGCACCCGCTCCCGGATCTTTCGCACCAGCG
Encoded here:
- a CDS encoding adenylosuccinate synthase — encoded protein: MANVVVIGAQWGDEGKGKVVDIYTEYADDVVRYQGGNNAGHTLVVGDEKVILHLIPSGILHEGKRCVIGNGVVLDPEVFIMEITRLKSNGYLKDDGMLLLSEALHIIMPYHKRIDIARERNSGAKKIGTTGRGIGPAYEDKIGRRGIRLMDLLDEKAFTRKVKEVLDEKNLILTQLLGDQPFTFEEIYNEYMGYAETLRKYAADTSLLLHKDIKAGKSLLFEGAQGTLLDVDHGTYPYVTSSSTCSGGACTGSGVSPREIHEVIGISKAYATRVGSGPFPTELLDETGEALRQAGREFGSTTGRPRRCGWFDALVARYAVRVNGLSGIAITKLDVLTGLDTIKVCTAYKYNDQILDEIPASLEVMEQCTPVYEELPGWTEDITGAKSLAELPKNAQDYVARVEALSGAPVVLVSVGPRRDETIVLRNPFERG
- a CDS encoding MFS transporter, with protein sequence MTSTDTAGHIQQSVLKHEPFRLFWLARVCSSVALQMQAVAVGWQIYALTGSVFYLGLVGLAQFLPMFLLTLAVGHVADRYDRRRIAGTCQILEGFALALLALGSHGGWLHKDGILAIVFVAGALRAFEGPTMLALVPWLVPQEMIPRASAWSASANQTASIAGPALGGLLYALGPTTVYASASFLFLAASLLLSRIRLDRAPAKREPATLRSLFAGIAFIRSRQEILGAISLDLFAVLLGGATALLPVFARDILHTGPLGLGLLRAAPALGALGVSLFLARHPLRHRVGRIMFLSVFLFGVATVIFGISASFPVSMAALMVLGAADIVSVVIRASLVQIETPDEMRGRVSAVNSMFIGTSNQLGEFESGVTAALFGTVPAVLIGGVGTMVVVLLWMRLFPRLLQVDKLGE
- the elbB gene encoding isoprenoid biosynthesis glyoxalase ElbB produces the protein MKKIGVILSGCGVRDGSEIHEAVLTLLAIDSNGAKAVCLAPDIELDEVNHLTMQETGAKRKVLVEAARIARGDIADVKTATAAELDAIVLPGGFGAAKNLCSFAFDGPNGSVQPDVLKLIRDMAAAKKPICAICIAPAVVALALGKDLAPRLTIGNDPGTAQAISATGSSHVECAATECVVDRDHLIVSTPAYMLAGGISEAAKGIDKAIKATLELTR
- a CDS encoding ATP phosphoribosyltransferase regulatory subunit, producing the protein MTNPACIEAPLPKGVSDFLPETADKITFIADSIHRVFELWGFRRMITPLLEFEDVLALGMGDELRSKTFRFDDRQTGRLLAIPPDITPQVARIVATRMHSLPLPHRIYYSGRVLRQAQMQSGRSREIFQSGVELIGLNSPEADAEMVAMAVEVLKNLGFNGFKIDLGQVEFYRGIMDASGLSPQVQRQLQEAISKKEVTAVRSILEAAGAPDRVKEEIALLPRLYGGREVLKEAARIAGNERSRRALDNITQVVEILDIYGVADHLTIDLGEIRGLDYHTGITFEGFVPGVGEAVCSGGRYDDLTEKYGYPAHATGFAFNILALLASMSKRPEVEASSSRDFLVFNKKDERREALEVAQKLRSLGFTCARDIIKRDFESSLEYAKKMDIRMLLVIGAEQCAADQLYLVRVADRRAVTVSKQELFDKGLDLKFDLQGENHG
- a CDS encoding outer membrane beta-barrel protein, translated to MRKTLLLCAAALLLAAPMAGKASAEDLRGRIAISGKIGVSNPAESEVDTVNGRMVVSTDAGLTGGIGFLFGIDDNVAMEMEVSRTTFDASSFGDADVTDVSIGAQYRFPGRQHVVPYVGAGIDVLINDLDKKYTNTTVGAHVSGGLDCFMNRQVALNLEVKGVEAFKADVDGPNGTGKFDPSALSFTVGARFFFN